The sequence below is a genomic window from Glycine max cultivar Williams 82 chromosome 20, Glycine_max_v4.0, whole genome shotgun sequence.
TGTGTAGTGTGGGGAATTATCATTATACACAAACCAATGTGCAGATTCTGCAGGCTGTGTTTTTTACCTTGTTCTATGTCTCCTTGTTTTATCAGGTGCCAAAGATGAAAAAGAATGCAATAATGGTGTCTTTGGTACCAGATGATGTTGGGAAGCCAACAGTGAAACTAGAGAAAACTGCTGTCCAAGATGGGACCTGCTCATGGGAGAATCCAGTTTTTGAATCAGTTAAACTTGTTAGGGATTCAAAATCAGGAAAAATTCATGAGAAAATCTACCATTTCATTGTTTCAACTGTAAGCAGTAGTTGTAATTTCACACTGTCCTTTACTCAATTAGGATGTTGGTTTCAAAGTCAAATCTTTGTGGGCTCTTGCAGGGGTCTTCAAAATCTGGCTTTCTTGGGGAAGCCTCAATTGATTTTGCGGATTTTGTTGCAGAAACCGAGCCAATGACTATTTCTCTACCTCTAAAGTTTGCCAATTCAGGCATAGTTTTACATGTTAGTTCTCTTTATCTCCTTCCCTACCTTGCTTCTTGTCTCACTCTCAATTCTGAACAAGCACTTTCACATCATTCATCTCTTAATCGTTAGCATGTAATAAGAGTTTGAGCTTTTTGGGAGTTTTGTTTCCTTTcatactaaaaatttaaaaaaatacttctctCTTAATTTCTCACATAAGAATTGTTGAATGTTGAGACAGGTGACTATTCAGAACGTCGAAGGATATGCTGCTGAAAGGTGAAAATGAACCATAACACCctgttaatttaaatattacaaatttccccatgtttctatatattttatttctctccaATATGATCTCTCAACCTTATACCTGAATTCCAGAAATGGGGAAGATAATGAAGCCGAGGGACTTTACAGTGAAGGAAGCTTGAAACACCAGCTGAGCTATGGCAGTACGGATCATGAAAGTTATAATGTTGATGAAGTAAGGTCTTATAAGATACCTTTATATGATTAACAATTCTATTTACACAGTTGAAACTTCTGAAGAGGATGAGTTATGCTAAGAAATAACTCATTTATAGACTTGTAGTTACattagattttattattatctcaCAGAATGGGGACGCGGCAAGGACCAGATCTGAGTATTCCGAACAAGATGCATCCAATGGCATCAGTGCTGTGGCAGCTTCATGGGAGGATCCGTATAGCTTCAGACAAAATTCAATTCCATCAAGAGGAACTGTTAAGGCCATTGCAACTGAAACCCAAGTGCATAAGAGGTCAAACACAAACTGGTCAACTGGTTCAGCATCAGATGGAAGTTTAGGTGACTGGACTAACAGCCTGGAAGAGAGTATTCCAAGAGAAAGATTACAAGAGCCTTCGAATAATTCCACTGATAGCCTCCAAAGTGAAATTGCTTCTTTGAAGAGGCAGGCAGAAGTATCAGAAATAGAGTTGCAATCACTTCGAAGGCAGGtagaaaaagaaagcaatagGGGACAGAATTTGTCAAGACAAATAATCAGTCTCAGAGAGGAGAGAGATTTGCTCAAAACCAAGTATGAGCAACTCAAGTCTCAGCAGAATTTCAACAATGAGAGCAAAACCACAAAAACCTTGAAGTCTGAGATTGAAGATACAAGGCTTCAGTTAGAGGCAATAAAGGATGAGCTTGTTTATGAAAAAGATATGAAGGCCAATCTCCAATTGCAATTGCGGAAGACTCAAAACTCAAACTCTGAATTACTTTTGGCTGTGACAGACCTTGAAGCAATGCTGGAACAAAAGAATAATGAAATATTGGATCTGTCTACCAATATAAAATCCCAGAAGATTACTAAAGAGCATGATGATGCCACAGAATTAGATCTCTTAAGGCAAAAAATTGCAGACCAGGATGATGAAATAGACAATTACTACAAGCAACATGAAGAGCTAAGTGAGCAAATAAAAGAACTCACCTTAGAGTATGATCTTCTTAAGAAGGAAAATGTGGATATCTCTTTGAGGTTAAAGCAAGATGAAGCACAACACATCAAGTTACAGAATGAGCATTCGTCTTCTTTGGTTACAATACAACAACTTGAATCCCAAGTAGAGAGATTGGAAGAAAAGCTAAAGGTGCAGGAAGATGAATTTTCAGCATCTCTGCTCTGCATCAAGGAACTTGAAAATGAAGTCAAAT
It includes:
- the LOC100782613 gene encoding early endosome antigen 1 isoform X2, which gives rise to MTISLPLKFANSGIVLHVTIQNVEGYAAERNGEDNEAEGLYSEGSLKHQLSYGSTDHESYNVDENGDAARTRSEYSEQDASNGISAVAASWEDPYSFRQNSIPSRGTVKAIATETQVHKRSNTNWSTGSASDGSLGDWTNSLEESIPRERLQEPSNNSTDSLQSEIASLKRQAEVSEIELQSLRRQVEKESNRGQNLSRQIISLREERDLLKTKYEQLKSQQNFNNESKTTKTLKSEIEDTRLQLEAIKDELVYEKDMKANLQLQLRKTQNSNSELLLAVTDLEAMLEQKNNEILDLSTNIKSQKITKEHDDATELDLLRQKIADQDDEIDNYYKQHEELSEQIKELTLEYDLLKKENVDISLRLKQDEAQHIKLQNEHSSSLVTIQQLESQVERLEEKLKVQEDEFSASLLCIKELENEVKSLEKELKLQAEKFEEDHHAMQCAKTEQEQRVIQAEEALRKTRHNNAVASERFQEEYRLLSVEMSQKVEENEKMTIKAVAEADELRHQNKLIEEMLHKCNEELRLITDQNELKMKELLNQMDSKAETIEQMSQELEVKSKQLEDAQRQKDEKNASFSKQIQMLGSQIKMLMADGSLSETKLTKNTTETQKGQRFMTSNDEEKMLVTLLSEVETFKNQHNEIKQSLRKEQVEKENMKKQISQLEGELKKKEAELSAMEKKLKNNKGRVANESAAPPSAKAHMKKLKSEMHKGMDAANAAVSKSEGGTVGKSAGSEGHANEMLNEVAQLKERNKIMESELKDMEERYSEISLKFAEVEGERQQLVMALRNLKNGKKN
- the LOC100782613 gene encoding early endosome antigen 1 isoform X1 produces the protein MFKSWSKKNKIKALFKLDFQATQVPKMKKNAIMVSLVPDDVGKPTVKLEKTAVQDGTCSWENPVFESVKLVRDSKSGKIHEKIYHFIVSTGSSKSGFLGEASIDFADFVAETEPMTISLPLKFANSGIVLHVTIQNVEGYAAERNGEDNEAEGLYSEGSLKHQLSYGSTDHESYNVDENGDAARTRSEYSEQDASNGISAVAASWEDPYSFRQNSIPSRGTVKAIATETQVHKRSNTNWSTGSASDGSLGDWTNSLEESIPRERLQEPSNNSTDSLQSEIASLKRQAEVSEIELQSLRRQVEKESNRGQNLSRQIISLREERDLLKTKYEQLKSQQNFNNESKTTKTLKSEIEDTRLQLEAIKDELVYEKDMKANLQLQLRKTQNSNSELLLAVTDLEAMLEQKNNEILDLSTNIKSQKITKEHDDATELDLLRQKIADQDDEIDNYYKQHEELSEQIKELTLEYDLLKKENVDISLRLKQDEAQHIKLQNEHSSSLVTIQQLESQVERLEEKLKVQEDEFSASLLCIKELENEVKSLEKELKLQAEKFEEDHHAMQCAKTEQEQRVIQAEEALRKTRHNNAVASERFQEEYRLLSVEMSQKVEENEKMTIKAVAEADELRHQNKLIEEMLHKCNEELRLITDQNELKMKELLNQMDSKAETIEQMSQELEVKSKQLEDAQRQKDEKNASFSKQIQMLGSQIKMLMADGSLSETKLTKNTTETQKGQRFMTSNDEEKMLVTLLSEVETFKNQHNEIKQSLRKEQVEKENMKKQISQLEGELKKKEAELSAMEKKLKNNKGRVANESAAPPSAKAHMKKLKSEMHKGMDAANAAVSKSEGGTVGKSAGSEGHANEMLNEVAQLKERNKIMESELKDMEERYSEISLKFAEVEGERQQLVMALRNLKNGKKN